A genomic region of Brevibacillus sp. JNUCC-41 contains the following coding sequences:
- a CDS encoding DMT family transporter, translating to MAWVSLILAGLFEMFGVAMINKLHKDRNWQSLLLLFIGFGASFLFLAFAMKTLPMGTAYAIWTGIGASGGAIIGMLLYGESKDWRRVIFIAMVLGAAVGLKLVS from the coding sequence ATGGCTTGGGTCTCTTTAATCTTAGCGGGGCTATTTGAAATGTTTGGGGTTGCGATGATAAATAAATTGCACAAAGACCGTAATTGGCAATCCTTGCTGCTGTTATTCATCGGATTCGGAGCAAGTTTCCTATTTCTTGCTTTTGCCATGAAAACCTTGCCGATGGGGACGGCTTATGCTATCTGGACAGGGATCGGCGCATCGGGCGGAGCGATAATCGGGATGCTCCTCTACGGGGAATCCAAAGATTGGCGAAGGGTCATTTTTATAGCCATGGTCCTTGGCGCAGCAGTGGGATTAAAACTTGTTTCATAG
- a CDS encoding DUF817 domain-containing protein, with translation MRALKQLVRFGWEQVLSCLFPAVIFASLAITKFLPLPFLPRYDWLLIICLLMQWWMVRSGLETKDELKVITLFHLIGLALELFKVHMGSWTYPEEGYFKIFGVPLYSGFMYASVASYLCQAWRRLKVELVKWPPFLAVVSLAAAIYLNFFTHHYWIDIRWWLSGLVIIVFWRSWVTYEVGGTHYRMPIALSFVLIGFFIWIAENIATFFGAWEYPNQTDAWSLVHLGKVSSWLLLVIVSFLIVATLKQVKGKESTKMDASPFL, from the coding sequence ATGAGAGCACTGAAACAACTCGTTCGTTTTGGTTGGGAGCAGGTTTTATCATGCTTGTTCCCTGCCGTTATTTTTGCCTCTTTGGCTATTACAAAATTCTTACCGCTTCCCTTCCTGCCGCGGTATGACTGGCTGCTCATCATCTGCCTTCTGATGCAGTGGTGGATGGTGCGTTCCGGGCTTGAAACAAAGGATGAGCTGAAGGTCATCACACTGTTTCACCTTATTGGACTTGCTCTTGAACTTTTCAAGGTACATATGGGCTCCTGGACTTATCCAGAGGAAGGCTATTTCAAAATTTTTGGAGTGCCGCTGTATAGCGGATTCATGTACGCAAGTGTAGCGAGTTATCTTTGCCAGGCGTGGAGGAGGTTAAAGGTTGAACTGGTCAAGTGGCCACCGTTTTTGGCCGTTGTATCTCTTGCTGCTGCGATTTATTTGAATTTTTTCACCCACCATTATTGGATTGATATTCGTTGGTGGTTATCTGGACTTGTCATCATCGTCTTTTGGCGATCATGGGTCACATACGAGGTTGGCGGAACTCATTATCGTATGCCAATCGCACTTTCATTCGTTCTCATCGGATTTTTTATATGGATAGCGGAAAATATCGCAACGTTCTTTGGAGCTTGGGAATATCCAAACCAAACCGATGCATGGAGTCTCGTTCATCTAGGAAAGGTAAGTTCATGGCTCTTATTAGTGATTGTTAGCTTTCTTATAGTAGCGACGCTAAAACAGGTTAAGGGGAAAGAATCCACTAAGATGGATGCAAGTCCATTTTTATAA
- a CDS encoding helix-turn-helix domain-containing protein — MAIIINIDVMLAKRKMSVTELSERVGITMANLSILKNGKAKAIRLTTLEAICKALECQPGDILEYRNDEDTQD; from the coding sequence TTGGCGATTATAATCAATATTGATGTGATGCTGGCTAAAAGGAAAATGAGTGTTACAGAACTTTCCGAGAGGGTTGGAATAACGATGGCCAATCTTTCCATATTGAAAAACGGTAAGGCAAAAGCGATTCGATTAACAACTTTAGAGGCGATTTGTAAGGCTTTAGAATGTCAACCCGGAGATATATTAGAATACCGAAATGATGAAGACACCCAAGATTGA
- a CDS encoding DUF2975 domain-containing protein — MKLGTTLFLKMAVILIGLPVLALCIFFVPKIANFAAELYPDMTYLKYLVLIDLYASAIPFYFALYQAFKLLSYIDKNKAFSELSVRALKTIKNCAITISGLYVVGMPLFYLIAEMDDAPGIILIGMVVIFASMVIAVFAAVLQRLLQEAIDIKSENDLIV; from the coding sequence ATGAAACTAGGAACAACACTCTTTTTAAAGATGGCTGTCATTCTTATTGGACTGCCTGTTCTTGCTTTGTGCATTTTTTTTGTGCCTAAGATAGCGAACTTTGCAGCAGAATTATATCCGGATATGACTTATTTGAAATATCTCGTTTTAATCGATTTGTATGCATCGGCGATACCTTTTTACTTTGCTCTATATCAAGCCTTTAAACTTTTAAGTTATATTGACAAGAACAAAGCTTTCTCGGAATTATCTGTAAGAGCTTTAAAGACAATAAAAAATTGTGCAATCACAATCAGTGGCTTGTATGTGGTAGGCATGCCGCTCTTTTATCTCATAGCGGAAATGGATGACGCCCCAGGTATCATATTGATCGGAATGGTCGTTATTTTTGCTTCAATGGTGATTGCAGTCTTTGCTGCTGTCCTTCAAAGGCTTTTACAAGAAGCCATCGATATAAAATCAGAAAATGACTTAATAGTCTGA